A genomic segment from Tessaracoccus defluvii encodes:
- a CDS encoding D-alanine--D-alanine ligase family protein, protein MNKRTRVALIFGGQSSEHSISCLTAAGVFKAIDPQRFDVVGVGISRSGRWTQVPLDVVGGYRIVDGVAPEVAEPQCDAVWMVGEDGCEVATRDGATLVDIHGVDVAFSLLHGPFGEDGTIQGLFEMMGIRYVGSGVTASAIGMDKHFMKVAFEAAGLPVGPYAVATAHRLTHDRAAVIAEVSALGYPLFVKPARGGSSIGISRVTDASELDAAIAEAQKYDAKLVFEKGFVGARELECAVLGNPDAPLGCDASVIGEIRVRAADGFYDYEAKYFDEDGAALDAPANIDDALAGTLQDMAKRAFAAVDAEGLVRADFFVGEDGVFVNEVNTMPGFTPISMFPTLLQVGGMRYPELVGRLIELALERPVGLR, encoded by the coding sequence GTGAACAAGCGGACCCGCGTCGCGCTCATCTTCGGCGGACAGTCGTCCGAACACAGCATCTCGTGCCTGACGGCGGCGGGCGTGTTCAAGGCCATCGACCCGCAGCGTTTCGATGTGGTGGGCGTCGGCATCTCCCGGTCCGGGCGCTGGACGCAGGTGCCGCTCGACGTCGTCGGGGGCTACCGCATCGTCGACGGCGTCGCCCCCGAGGTCGCCGAGCCCCAGTGTGACGCAGTGTGGATGGTCGGGGAGGACGGCTGCGAGGTCGCCACCCGCGATGGAGCCACGCTCGTCGACATCCACGGCGTCGACGTCGCCTTCTCCCTCCTGCACGGCCCCTTCGGGGAGGACGGCACCATCCAGGGACTGTTCGAGATGATGGGCATCCGCTACGTGGGCAGCGGCGTGACCGCGTCCGCGATCGGCATGGACAAGCACTTCATGAAGGTCGCCTTCGAGGCGGCCGGGCTCCCCGTGGGGCCCTACGCCGTCGCCACGGCCCACCGGCTGACGCACGATCGCGCGGCCGTCATCGCCGAGGTCTCCGCGCTCGGCTACCCGCTGTTCGTCAAGCCCGCCCGTGGCGGCTCGTCCATCGGCATCTCCCGCGTGACCGACGCCTCCGAGCTGGACGCCGCGATCGCCGAGGCGCAGAAGTACGACGCGAAACTCGTCTTCGAGAAGGGGTTCGTCGGCGCCCGCGAGCTCGAGTGCGCAGTTCTGGGCAACCCGGACGCGCCGCTGGGCTGCGACGCCTCGGTCATCGGCGAGATCCGGGTGCGCGCGGCCGACGGCTTCTACGACTACGAGGCCAAGTACTTCGACGAGGACGGGGCGGCGCTCGACGCCCCCGCCAACATCGACGACGCCCTCGCAGGCACGCTGCAGGACATGGCCAAGCGGGCCTTCGCCGCCGTCGACGCCGAGGGGCTCGTCCGGGCCGACTTCTTCGTCGGTGAGGACGGCGTGTTCGTCAACGAGGTCAACACGATGCCGGGCTTCACCCCCATCTCCATGTTCCCGACGCTGCTGCAGGTCGGCGGGATGAGGTATCCGGAGCTGGTGGGCCGCCTCATCGAGCTGGCCCTGGAGCGCCCGGTCGGGCTGCGCTGA
- a CDS encoding thiamine-phosphate kinase: protein MPGEFELISSITEGLSVGDDVVLPAGDDAAVLRPAGDIVVTTDLLVENVHFKRQWSPARAIGRKAIAVNVSDVESMGARPSAVVVALAFPRDLDRAWLDEFQEGVRAECAAAGVSLVGGDLSSAATVTVCVTALGNLEGRPAVTRGGARPGDVVAVCGRLGWSGGGLAVLQRGFGSPKDLVAEHQCPTVPYGQGVVAASAGATAMLDVSDGLLADLAHICESSGVTIDIDSSLIEIPDGVARVAAATGRPALGFVLAGGEDHALAATFPPSTALPAGWYRVGTVGAGDGHVVTVDAQPWEGTQGWDHFA, encoded by the coding sequence ATGCCGGGCGAGTTCGAGCTCATCTCCTCCATCACCGAGGGCCTGAGCGTCGGCGACGACGTGGTGCTGCCGGCCGGGGACGACGCCGCCGTGCTGCGGCCGGCGGGCGACATCGTCGTGACCACCGACCTGCTCGTCGAGAACGTCCACTTCAAGCGGCAGTGGTCGCCGGCGCGGGCCATCGGGCGCAAGGCAATCGCCGTCAACGTGTCCGACGTCGAGTCGATGGGCGCCCGGCCGAGCGCGGTGGTCGTCGCACTGGCCTTCCCCCGCGATCTCGACCGCGCCTGGCTCGACGAGTTCCAGGAGGGGGTGCGCGCCGAATGCGCTGCTGCCGGGGTCAGCCTCGTCGGCGGCGATCTCAGCAGCGCGGCCACCGTTACCGTCTGCGTCACCGCGCTGGGCAACCTCGAGGGGCGTCCCGCCGTCACGCGTGGTGGCGCGCGCCCCGGCGACGTCGTCGCCGTCTGCGGGAGGCTCGGCTGGTCGGGCGGCGGGCTCGCCGTCCTGCAGCGCGGGTTCGGCTCGCCGAAGGACCTGGTGGCCGAACACCAGTGCCCCACCGTGCCGTACGGCCAGGGTGTCGTCGCGGCCTCAGCCGGAGCCACCGCCATGCTCGACGTCTCGGACGGCCTCCTGGCCGACCTCGCCCACATCTGCGAGAGCAGCGGCGTCACGATCGACATCGACTCGTCGCTCATCGAGATCCCCGACGGCGTCGCGCGCGTCGCCGCGGCGACGGGCCGCCCGGCCCTCGGGTTCGTGCTGGCAGGCGGCGAGGACCATGCGCTCGCCGCGACCTTCCCGCCGTCGACCGCCCTGCCCGCGGGCTGGTACCGGGTCGGCACCGTCGGCGCCGGCGACGGGCACGTCGTCACCGTCGACGCGCAGCCGTGGGAGGGCACGCAGGGCTGGGACCACTTCGCCTGA